In Paenibacillus ihbetae, the following are encoded in one genomic region:
- a CDS encoding D-alanine--D-alanine ligase has translation MKVGVIMGGVSSERDISLLTGQEMMAHLDPSKYEAIPIEINHKRDLINKTEGIDMALLALHGQYGEDGTVQATLESMGIPYTGSSVLSSSICMDKDVSKKLLRYESLHTADWLIVSSLEELAEANVESLGFPLVVKPNTGGSSIGTRIVRSRDTLKAAVAEALQWDRSVMIEQWIDGQEITCSILDGKLLPIVSIKPNAEFFDYTSKYAEGEAEEQVIELPETLQRKVSAAALQCYKALKCNVYARVDIILKDGVPFILEVNTLPGLTRTSLLPKSAAAAGFSFGMLLDAIITSSLSERLSENTTYKE, from the coding sequence ATGAAAGTCGGCGTCATCATGGGAGGCGTTTCATCCGAGCGGGACATTTCGCTGCTCACGGGTCAGGAAATGATGGCTCATCTGGATCCGTCCAAGTACGAGGCCATCCCGATTGAAATCAACCACAAGCGCGACCTGATCAACAAAACGGAAGGGATCGACATGGCCCTGCTCGCACTGCATGGCCAGTACGGGGAGGACGGCACGGTGCAGGCCACCCTGGAGTCCATGGGCATCCCGTATACGGGCAGCAGCGTCTTGTCCAGCAGTATCTGCATGGACAAAGATGTCAGCAAGAAGCTGCTTCGGTATGAAAGCTTGCATACGGCCGATTGGCTCATCGTCAGCAGCCTGGAGGAGCTGGCGGAAGCGAATGTGGAGTCGCTGGGATTTCCCCTCGTGGTCAAACCGAACACGGGAGGGTCCAGCATCGGTACCCGGATTGTGCGATCCCGCGATACGCTGAAAGCGGCAGTGGCGGAGGCCCTCCAATGGGATCGATCGGTCATGATCGAGCAGTGGATAGATGGCCAAGAAATCACGTGCTCCATTTTGGACGGGAAGCTGCTGCCGATCGTGTCAATCAAGCCGAATGCCGAATTTTTTGATTACACGTCCAAATACGCGGAAGGCGAAGCGGAAGAGCAGGTGATCGAGCTGCCGGAGACCCTTCAGAGGAAGGTAAGCGCGGCAGCGCTTCAATGCTATAAGGCGCTGAAGTGCAACGTTTATGCGCGGGTCGATATCATCCTGAAGGACGGCGTTCCGTTTATATTGGAGGTCAATACGCTGCCAGGATTAACGAGAACGAGCCTGCTGCCCAAAAGCGCGGCGGCCGCCGGTTTCTCATTCGGCATGCTGCTGGATGCCATCATTACTTCATCCTTATCGGAACGGTTAAGCGAAAATACCACATACAAGGAGTAG
- a CDS encoding aminotransferase class I/II-fold pyridoxal phosphate-dependent enzyme produces the protein MNTTNSFLTPIVQTMPPSGIRQFFNAAEADPEVISLGVGEPDFVTPKRAIEACARALESGRTMYTPNEGLLELREAIAEYLDSRFQLSYEPSREVLVTVGGSEAIDLALRALVSPGDEVIIPVPGYVAYAPLVGLNGGRAVELELTAEQDFKLTADALQQAITPRTKAIVVNFPSNPTGAVMTAADWLPIARLAIQHNLVVISDEMYAELTYVGEHASIASLPGMRDRTLVIGGFSKAFAMTGWRVGYLCGERELLKGMIKIHQYTALCAPIMGQIAAIECLRNGQEDKEAMKAAFDERRKMFVQGLNEIGLSCREPKGAFYAFPSIAVTGLSSQQFAERMLREAKVAAVPGHVFGLGGEGFIRCSYASSSAQLQEAVERIGRWLKSAELLSPVHAAFSTEFSRACGSLSL, from the coding sequence ATGAATACAACGAATAGCTTCCTGACGCCGATTGTGCAAACCATGCCGCCCTCGGGGATCCGGCAATTCTTCAATGCGGCCGAAGCCGATCCGGAGGTGATCTCCCTCGGGGTCGGCGAGCCGGATTTTGTTACCCCGAAGCGTGCCATCGAGGCGTGCGCCCGGGCGCTGGAGAGCGGGCGGACCATGTATACGCCGAATGAAGGGCTCTTGGAGCTGCGGGAAGCTATTGCGGAGTATTTGGACAGCCGCTTTCAGCTGAGCTACGAGCCATCGCGGGAGGTGCTGGTCACGGTAGGCGGCAGCGAGGCGATCGACTTGGCGCTGCGCGCGCTTGTATCTCCTGGCGATGAGGTAATCATTCCGGTGCCGGGGTATGTTGCATATGCTCCGCTCGTCGGTCTAAACGGCGGACGTGCCGTGGAACTGGAGCTGACGGCGGAGCAGGATTTCAAATTGACCGCCGACGCGCTGCAGCAGGCGATTACGCCACGAACCAAAGCGATCGTCGTCAATTTTCCGAGCAATCCGACGGGGGCAGTCATGACGGCTGCCGATTGGCTGCCGATTGCCAGGCTTGCGATCCAGCACAATCTGGTCGTCATCTCGGATGAAATGTATGCGGAGCTTACGTACGTCGGGGAGCATGCCAGCATCGCCTCCCTGCCGGGGATGCGGGACCGTACCCTCGTCATCGGCGGTTTCTCGAAAGCCTTTGCCATGACAGGCTGGCGGGTCGGGTATTTATGCGGAGAACGGGAGCTGCTTAAGGGGATGATAAAAATTCACCAGTATACGGCCCTTTGCGCCCCGATTATGGGACAGATCGCAGCGATCGAATGCCTGAGAAACGGGCAGGAGGACAAAGAAGCCATGAAGGCGGCGTTCGACGAACGCCGGAAGATGTTCGTTCAAGGACTGAACGAGATCGGTCTCTCCTGCCGCGAGCCGAAGGGAGCCTTCTACGCCTTTCCGAGCATCGCCGTGACGGGACTCAGCTCACAGCAGTTCGCTGAACGGATGCTGCGCGAGGCCAAGGTGGCTGCCGTACCGGGCCACGTATTCGGTCTTGGCGGGGAAGGATTCATCCGCTGCTCCTACGCGTCTTCCTCGGCACAGCTTCAGGAGGCGGTGGAGCGGATCGGCCGTTGGTTGAAGTCGGCTGAGCTTCTGTCTCCCGTGCATGCGGCCTTCTCTACAGAATTCTCGAGAGCTTGCGGTAGTCTGTCGCTGTAA
- a CDS encoding helix-turn-helix transcriptional regulator — protein sequence MAVEASEYPLQRLAPVQQWSPSIHYAQFQRMATGALPQRRLYDFELLYVSQGEAVTTMYGKRHVIEAGQLIFLPSGVYHQNEVTSFPEAHFLGIHFDFFGELEIQTEADMIVNEAAVAADKFAREAISEAFPPLSSRTIYTPPLSCVQLMERVVEEFTLRPAGYELVCKGLMLDILVQLFRTHSSQALTETSPHDGKLIELMTRIEKAPAEDWSNKRIAAQLMLSPDHTAKLFKRLAGMPPSEFVQSVRHREARRLLRETDLSIEAVGDRIGYPDIHYFSRIFRKLEGITATDYRKLSRIL from the coding sequence ATGGCCGTTGAGGCATCGGAATACCCTCTGCAGCGGCTCGCCCCGGTTCAGCAGTGGTCCCCCAGCATTCATTACGCCCAGTTTCAGCGAATGGCGACAGGGGCTCTCCCGCAGCGCAGATTGTACGATTTCGAGCTGTTGTACGTCAGCCAAGGGGAAGCCGTCACGACGATGTACGGAAAGCGCCATGTTATTGAGGCAGGCCAGCTTATCTTTCTGCCCTCCGGCGTGTACCATCAGAATGAAGTGACCTCGTTTCCGGAAGCGCATTTTCTCGGCATTCACTTTGATTTTTTCGGAGAGCTGGAAATTCAGACCGAAGCGGACATGATTGTGAACGAAGCAGCCGTCGCAGCGGATAAATTTGCCCGGGAGGCCATTTCGGAAGCATTTCCTCCGCTCTCTTCCCGTACGATTTACACGCCTCCGCTCTCCTGCGTTCAATTGATGGAACGGGTCGTGGAGGAGTTTACGCTCCGTCCGGCGGGATATGAGCTTGTCTGTAAAGGATTGATGCTGGATATTCTCGTTCAGTTATTCCGCACCCATTCCTCCCAGGCTTTAACGGAAACGTCGCCTCATGACGGCAAGCTGATCGAGTTGATGACCCGCATAGAAAAAGCTCCAGCCGAAGACTGGAGCAATAAACGGATCGCGGCGCAGCTAATGCTGAGCCCTGATCATACCGCCAAGCTGTTTAAGCGCCTGGCGGGGATGCCGCCTAGCGAGTTTGTTCAATCGGTTCGCCACCGGGAAGCTCGGCGGCTGCTGCGGGAAACCGATCTTTCGATTGAAGCGGTCGGAGACCGGATCGGCTACCCGGATATTCACTATTTCAGCCGGATCTTCCGCAAGCTTGAAGGGATTACAGCGACAGACTACCGCAAGCTCTCGAGAATTCTGTAG
- a CDS encoding sugar phosphate isomerase/epimerase family protein, with protein sequence MKKGINIWSFRGDASIAECIQLAKEAGFEGIELSLNKDGELGLQAGDQEVKNIKAQLEDANLEIAGLATGLYWDYPMTSDDPAVREKAFDICKKQLELAAAFGVDAILVIPGAVGVDFVPGSAVIDYEVAYERAQEGIRKLVPYAESAGVAIAIENVWNKFLLSPLELRTFIDEIGSDYVGSYFDVGNVVHSGYPEHWIRILGSRIKKVHFKDYRRQAGGLHGFVDLLAGDVNYPAVVEALKGIGYDNYVTAEMIPAYKHYSDQIIFNTSNAMDAILGRTPTLRQTAVREHLGQS encoded by the coding sequence ATGAAGAAAGGGATCAACATTTGGTCGTTTCGAGGAGATGCGTCGATCGCGGAATGCATCCAGCTGGCGAAGGAGGCCGGCTTCGAAGGGATCGAGCTGTCGCTGAATAAGGATGGGGAGCTTGGCCTTCAGGCCGGCGACCAGGAGGTTAAGAACATCAAGGCTCAGCTGGAGGACGCGAATCTGGAAATCGCCGGGCTTGCTACTGGCCTGTACTGGGATTATCCGATGACAAGCGATGACCCGGCAGTGCGCGAAAAAGCATTCGATATTTGCAAAAAACAGCTGGAGCTTGCCGCAGCTTTTGGAGTGGACGCAATCCTGGTCATTCCTGGAGCGGTTGGCGTGGATTTCGTCCCCGGCTCCGCGGTTATCGATTACGAGGTTGCATACGAGCGGGCGCAGGAAGGGATTCGCAAGCTGGTTCCTTATGCCGAGAGCGCGGGAGTGGCGATTGCCATCGAGAATGTTTGGAACAAATTTTTGCTCTCTCCGCTAGAGCTGCGCACCTTCATTGATGAGATCGGCTCCGACTATGTCGGCTCCTATTTTGACGTAGGGAACGTCGTGCACAGCGGTTATCCGGAGCATTGGATTCGCATTCTGGGATCAAGAATCAAGAAGGTCCATTTCAAGGACTACCGCAGACAAGCGGGAGGCTTGCACGGCTTCGTGGATCTGCTGGCCGGAGATGTCAATTATCCAGCCGTGGTCGAGGCATTGAAGGGGATCGGCTATGACAATTATGTCACCGCGGAGATGATCCCTGCTTACAAGCATTATTCGGACCAGATCATTTTCAACACCTCGAACGCAATGGATGCGATTCTCGGCCGGACGCCAACGCTGCGGCAAACAGCCGTGCGCGAGCATTTGGGACAATCTTAA
- a CDS encoding Gfo/Idh/MocA family protein has protein sequence MLKIGLLGFGFMGRMHFDNYMRLMDEGADIELAAICDIRIDELKESKANGNMATEREVYDLTPYRLYDHIDRMLENEELDIVDVCLPTYLHADMTCMLLERGIHVLCEKPIAGSSEEGWRMVKAAERTGATLMIGQCLRFWPAYEYLKACVEDGRYGQIVAGEFFRGSEPPKGWFLEGDKSGGCITDMHVHDVDMIHWLFGRPQHVSTFAKNIIEGSSYDIVSTHYSYPDGKVITARADWTLHGDHGFYMGYRVNLEQATIVFENNEVKVYPEDAPGFTAELSGDSGYYRELRYFIDSVSQGKAVTVCTPESAVGSLEIIEAEIRSANAQGALEALSGKQSVS, from the coding sequence ATGCTGAAAATCGGACTGTTGGGCTTTGGCTTTATGGGACGCATGCACTTTGACAATTACATGCGACTAATGGATGAAGGTGCGGATATCGAGCTTGCCGCGATTTGCGATATCCGAATTGATGAACTGAAAGAAAGCAAGGCAAACGGCAATATGGCGACCGAGCGGGAAGTGTATGATCTAACGCCTTACCGGCTGTATGACCATATCGATCGCATGCTGGAGAATGAGGAGCTCGACATCGTCGATGTATGCTTGCCGACCTATCTGCACGCGGACATGACCTGCATGCTGCTCGAACGCGGTATCCATGTCTTGTGCGAAAAGCCGATTGCAGGCAGCTCCGAAGAAGGCTGGCGGATGGTCAAGGCCGCCGAGCGTACGGGGGCGACGCTAATGATCGGTCAATGTCTCCGCTTCTGGCCGGCGTATGAATACCTGAAGGCTTGCGTTGAAGACGGCCGTTACGGACAGATCGTGGCAGGCGAATTTTTCCGTGGCTCCGAGCCTCCTAAAGGCTGGTTCCTGGAGGGGGACAAGAGCGGCGGCTGCATCACGGATATGCATGTCCATGACGTGGATATGATCCATTGGCTGTTCGGCAGACCGCAGCATGTATCGACGTTCGCCAAGAACATCATCGAAGGAAGCTCGTACGATATCGTGTCGACGCATTACAGCTATCCGGACGGCAAGGTCATTACGGCCAGAGCGGATTGGACTTTGCATGGCGACCATGGCTTCTATATGGGATATCGCGTGAACCTGGAGCAAGCTACCATCGTATTTGAAAACAATGAGGTGAAGGTGTATCCAGAGGATGCGCCGGGCTTTACGGCTGAGCTGTCCGGTGATTCCGGATATTACCGGGAGCTCCGCTACTTCATTGACAGCGTGTCACAAGGGAAAGCCGTCACGGTATGTACGCCGGAGAGTGCCGTGGGTTCGCTGGAGATCATCGAAGCGGAGATTCGCTCGGCCAATGCTCAGGGAGCTCTGGAAGCGCTGTCCGGGAAGCAGAGCGTATCATAA
- a CDS encoding sugar phosphate isomerase/epimerase family protein, whose product MSKPIMPNKIGVIVDSFRVGVREGLVKAKNVGADGVQIYAVHGEMDPANLSASARKELKDYIESLGLEISALVGDLGGHGFQDPAENAAKIEKSKRIMELGLELGTNIVTTHIGIVPEDRNSRVYETMHNACLELSTFAKSMNAFFAIETGPEPSAHLKSFLDGLGSNGVSVNFDPANMVMVTGDDPVQGVYNLKDYIVHTHAKDGIKLAEFIDPRDVYGDFGYEAPALDHDKIADMAESGEKFREVPLGEGSVDWPAYLQALKDIGYTGYLTIEREVKANPEADIKLAVDFLKTFRA is encoded by the coding sequence ATGTCGAAGCCTATCATGCCGAACAAAATCGGCGTTATTGTTGACAGCTTTCGGGTTGGCGTAAGAGAAGGATTGGTCAAGGCGAAAAATGTCGGTGCCGACGGTGTTCAGATCTATGCTGTCCATGGAGAGATGGATCCGGCCAATCTGTCCGCGTCCGCACGCAAGGAGCTGAAGGATTATATCGAATCCTTGGGCCTTGAAATCTCGGCGCTGGTGGGAGATCTGGGGGGCCATGGATTCCAGGATCCGGCCGAAAACGCAGCCAAAATCGAGAAGTCGAAACGCATCATGGAGCTGGGTCTTGAGCTTGGCACCAATATCGTGACCACCCACATTGGCATCGTGCCGGAGGACCGCAACAGCCGCGTATACGAGACGATGCACAATGCCTGCCTCGAGCTTAGCACGTTCGCCAAATCCATGAACGCGTTCTTTGCCATCGAGACGGGGCCGGAGCCTTCCGCCCATCTCAAGTCCTTCCTGGACGGTCTTGGCTCGAACGGGGTGTCCGTGAACTTTGACCCGGCCAATATGGTGATGGTGACCGGCGATGATCCTGTCCAAGGCGTCTATAATCTGAAGGATTACATCGTCCACACGCACGCGAAGGACGGTATCAAGCTGGCCGAGTTTATTGATCCGCGCGACGTGTACGGAGATTTCGGTTATGAAGCGCCGGCGCTTGATCATGACAAGATTGCCGACATGGCGGAGTCCGGCGAGAAGTTCCGTGAAGTTCCGCTCGGCGAAGGCAGCGTGGATTGGCCCGCGTATCTTCAAGCCTTGAAGGATATCGGCTACACCGGATATTTGACGATCGAGCGTGAAGTGAAAGCCAATCCCGAAGCCGACATCAAGCTGGCGGTTGACTTCCTGAAGACGTTCCGTGCGTAG
- a CDS encoding sugar phosphate isomerase/epimerase family protein, whose protein sequence is MKLGVSSYSLYQAMNKGEMTITDVIDYIAEIGGEHIEIVPLGFNLKENPELIDTIKSHAAAKGLELSNYAIGANFAELDDAAYEAEIERVKSEVDIAAALGVKRMRHDVATSKDLSLVHFIEELPRLANACRIIADYAAERGIITSVENHGYFIQHSDRVKALVQTVNHPNFKTTLDVGNFMCADEESTVAVKNNIGLASMVHFKDFYYRPASRPPGGGWFNTSSGNWLRGAIVGQGDIKIPEVIRIVKESGYDGYISIEFEGMEDCRTGTKLGLEYVRKVWNES, encoded by the coding sequence ATGAAACTTGGAGTAAGCTCGTACAGCCTGTACCAGGCCATGAACAAAGGTGAAATGACGATAACGGACGTGATCGACTACATTGCCGAAATCGGCGGTGAGCATATTGAAATCGTGCCTCTCGGATTCAATTTAAAAGAAAATCCGGAGCTCATCGATACGATTAAGTCCCATGCCGCTGCCAAAGGACTTGAGCTCTCCAACTATGCGATCGGCGCGAACTTCGCCGAGCTCGATGATGCCGCCTACGAGGCAGAGATCGAGCGCGTCAAAAGCGAGGTCGATATCGCGGCAGCCCTGGGCGTAAAGCGGATGCGCCATGACGTGGCAACGTCCAAGGACTTGTCGCTCGTTCATTTTATCGAGGAGCTTCCTCGCCTTGCCAATGCCTGCCGGATCATCGCGGATTATGCAGCCGAGCGCGGCATTATTACCAGCGTAGAGAACCACGGATATTTCATTCAGCACAGCGACCGGGTGAAAGCGCTTGTACAAACCGTTAACCATCCTAACTTCAAGACGACGCTGGACGTCGGCAACTTCATGTGTGCGGATGAGGAATCCACGGTAGCCGTGAAGAACAATATCGGCCTTGCTTCCATGGTGCATTTCAAGGATTTCTATTACCGTCCGGCTAGCCGTCCGCCAGGCGGAGGCTGGTTTAACACTTCGAGCGGCAACTGGCTTCGCGGTGCCATTGTCGGCCAAGGCGACATCAAGATTCCTGAAGTGATTCGCATCGTGAAGGAATCCGGTTATGACGGCTACATCTCCATAGAGTTCGAAGGCATGGAGGATTGCCGGACCGGAACCAAGCTGGGCCTGGAGTATGTACGCAAAGTGTGGAACGAAAGCTGA
- a CDS encoding Gfo/Idh/MocA family protein: MESINVGVIGTGSISAMHLQSYQKHANANLLAVCDLNEDRARLAAEKYGAAKVFTDYRELLADPEIDAVSICTWNNTHAEISIAALNAGKHVLVEKPLCRTVEEALRVQEAVKSSGKLLQVGFVRRYDPNAQMLREFADKGEFGDIYFAKASSIRRLGNPGGWFSDIERSGGGPLIDIGVHVIDLCWYMMGRPKPVAVSANTYRKLGNRSNVRNLSFYKAADYDAEKNTVEDMANAMIRFENGASMLVDVSFTLHSKENQQSVKLYGDKGGFEIDPEVVIVTEKHDTIINIQPQTDHKGFNFDSAFQSEVNHFIASIQNGTQPLSPVEDGVEIMKILCGIYESAEKGAEVQL, from the coding sequence ATGGAATCAATTAATGTTGGGGTCATTGGAACTGGTTCGATCTCTGCTATGCATTTGCAATCCTATCAAAAACATGCGAACGCGAATCTGCTCGCGGTATGTGATTTAAATGAAGATCGCGCACGACTTGCAGCTGAAAAGTACGGCGCTGCCAAAGTATTTACAGATTATCGCGAGCTGCTGGCCGATCCCGAGATCGATGCGGTAAGCATCTGCACCTGGAACAATACCCATGCCGAGATCAGCATCGCCGCACTTAACGCCGGCAAGCATGTACTCGTTGAGAAGCCGCTGTGCCGCACGGTCGAGGAAGCGCTGCGCGTTCAGGAAGCGGTGAAATCCTCCGGCAAGCTGCTTCAAGTCGGCTTTGTCAGACGCTATGATCCGAATGCTCAAATGCTGCGCGAGTTCGCGGACAAAGGCGAGTTCGGGGACATTTATTTCGCGAAAGCCTCTTCGATCCGCAGACTCGGAAATCCGGGCGGTTGGTTCTCCGACATCGAACGTTCGGGCGGCGGGCCGCTGATCGATATCGGTGTTCACGTCATTGATCTGTGCTGGTACATGATGGGCCGTCCGAAGCCGGTGGCTGTCAGCGCCAATACATACCGAAAGCTGGGCAACCGCTCCAATGTCCGGAATCTGTCCTTCTACAAAGCTGCAGACTACGATGCGGAGAAGAATACGGTCGAAGATATGGCAAATGCGATGATCCGATTTGAGAACGGCGCCTCGATGCTCGTTGATGTCAGCTTTACGCTGCATTCGAAGGAAAATCAGCAGTCTGTCAAGCTATATGGCGACAAGGGCGGTTTCGAGATCGATCCGGAGGTTGTCATTGTCACCGAGAAGCATGACACGATCATCAACATCCAGCCTCAAACGGACCACAAGGGCTTTAACTTCGATTCCGCCTTCCAGAGTGAGGTCAACCACTTTATCGCAAGCATTCAGAATGGAACCCAGCCGCTCAGCCCGGTGGAAGACGGTGTGGAGATTATGAAGATTCTGTGCGGTATCTATGAATCCGCCGAAAAAGGAGCTGAAGTTCAGTTATGA
- a CDS encoding AraC family transcriptional regulator, translating into MDHTLREPMTMPDPQFPIKVHLCQFEGRGQVMFNRHYHEHLEILYFVTGEAMLECGSSTLHAREGDLIVINRNELHYGISQSDHLFYYALIVDFSLLQSHSLDAPEMKFITPITQNRLVFANRVNGDDVLSSMLAIIQELEQREFGYELAIKSELYRLLTLLLRGYVATVLTQDEYVERMKNVERFAPIFKYIEEHYKEELSVELLSGMAGLSRYHFSRLFKELSGRTVTEYVNETRINKADYLLRSSPLTVSEIAVATGFKDIYYFSRIFKKYKRLAPSFLRKNSAVSH; encoded by the coding sequence TTGGACCATACACTGCGGGAACCGATGACGATGCCGGACCCCCAATTTCCGATCAAGGTTCATCTCTGCCAGTTCGAGGGCAGGGGACAGGTCATGTTCAACCGCCACTATCATGAGCATCTGGAAATTTTGTATTTTGTCACCGGGGAAGCGATGCTGGAGTGTGGTTCCTCCACCTTGCATGCTCGGGAAGGCGATTTGATTGTCATTAATCGCAATGAGCTTCACTATGGGATCAGCCAATCTGATCATTTGTTCTATTATGCGTTAATCGTGGACTTCTCACTGCTCCAAAGCCATTCCTTGGACGCGCCGGAGATGAAATTCATTACGCCGATTACCCAAAATCGGCTGGTATTCGCCAACCGGGTAAACGGAGATGACGTCCTTTCGTCCATGCTGGCGATCATCCAAGAGCTGGAGCAACGGGAATTCGGATATGAGCTCGCCATTAAATCCGAGCTGTACCGCTTGCTTACGCTCCTCTTGAGAGGCTATGTTGCAACCGTTCTCACCCAGGATGAATATGTGGAGCGGATGAAGAACGTGGAGCGCTTTGCCCCGATTTTCAAATACATTGAGGAGCATTACAAGGAGGAGCTGTCGGTCGAGCTGTTATCCGGAATGGCCGGTCTCAGCCGATATCATTTCAGCCGGTTGTTTAAAGAGCTGAGCGGAAGAACCGTAACGGAATATGTTAACGAGACCAGGATTAATAAAGCGGATTACCTGCTGCGAAGCAGCCCGCTTACCGTCTCCGAGATTGCGGTAGCGACGGGGTTCAAGGATATTTATTATTTCAGCCGCATCTTCAAGAAATATAAACGGCTGGCCCCTTCCTTTTTAAGAAAAAACAGTGCTGTTTCTCATTGA
- a CDS encoding glycerol-3-phosphate dehydrogenase/oxidase: MNDGLSAKLRGQYLQDMERGKLDVLVIGGGITGAGIAWDASNRGMKAGLVEMNDFASGASGKSAKVIHGGLIYLRQGKLRFVRESCTERALLRRCAPHLVKPLPVLLPIYRHRPGSYLASSIRLFAYDRLAGAKAGRRGRMYRREQTLSLENLLNSDALKGAAYCREYRADDARLTLEVLKAARMKGALMVNYAKVLGFIYRSGRVAGVQVEDRLTGIRYPILARQIVNAAGPWADQIRQMDNSLASEQLLLTKGVHLVVDYNKLPVRQAVCFDGPGGRRIFVIPKEPKTCIGMTGTPYQGSVETPDITDEDTRYALDTVNGLFPGIRLKQEDIEAGWCGLSAMFKPENGQSPDMTGKDGILISESGLITARPGNLTGFRKRAMSVVDLVAKHIQDEDGTIYPPCMTDRTPISGGDLNGLSYKRFKEMMLEQGALQGIGADPMRRLISRYGSNAKRLLDIYLASSTEERDEYKLLRAELIYSIEHEMTAAAEDFLMRRTGWVWFERETAERMIAPVLQIMGELLDWDEEERSRQWRLLEDQLQMAWGLGGGSLLERLPFDHDHHPAELTHPDEAAEQLTQT; the protein is encoded by the coding sequence GTGAACGATGGGTTATCCGCAAAGCTGCGGGGGCAATATTTGCAGGATATGGAGAGGGGCAAGCTGGATGTTCTGGTCATCGGCGGCGGCATAACGGGCGCCGGGATTGCCTGGGACGCCAGCAACCGCGGAATGAAGGCCGGCTTGGTGGAGATGAATGATTTCGCCTCCGGAGCAAGCGGCAAATCCGCCAAGGTGATTCATGGCGGATTAATATATCTCAGACAAGGGAAGCTTCGCTTTGTTCGCGAGTCTTGTACCGAGCGGGCATTGCTGCGCCGCTGCGCCCCACATTTGGTGAAACCGCTTCCAGTCCTGCTGCCGATTTATAGACATCGGCCCGGCAGTTACTTGGCGAGCTCCATCCGGTTATTTGCGTATGATCGGCTTGCCGGTGCGAAGGCTGGCCGACGGGGAAGGATGTACCGGCGGGAACAAACGCTCTCCTTGGAAAATCTGCTGAATTCGGATGCGTTAAAAGGGGCGGCGTACTGCCGTGAATACCGGGCTGACGATGCGAGACTGACGCTTGAGGTGCTAAAGGCTGCCCGGATGAAGGGCGCGCTGATGGTCAATTATGCAAAAGTGTTGGGCTTTATCTACCGGAGCGGGAGGGTTGCAGGCGTTCAGGTTGAGGATCGCTTAACCGGAATCCGCTATCCGATCCTGGCCCGCCAAATTGTGAATGCCGCCGGTCCGTGGGCGGATCAGATCAGGCAAATGGACAACTCGCTGGCCAGTGAGCAGCTGCTATTGACCAAGGGGGTGCATCTCGTGGTCGATTATAACAAACTCCCTGTTCGGCAGGCTGTTTGTTTCGATGGTCCCGGAGGCAGAAGGATTTTTGTCATCCCGAAGGAGCCCAAGACCTGCATCGGCATGACCGGGACCCCGTATCAAGGGAGTGTCGAGACGCCGGATATAACGGACGAGGATACGCGGTATGCGTTGGATACCGTCAATGGCTTGTTCCCCGGAATCCGCCTGAAGCAGGAGGATATCGAAGCAGGCTGGTGCGGATTAAGCGCGATGTTCAAGCCGGAGAACGGACAGTCGCCCGACATGACCGGGAAGGATGGCATTCTGATATCCGAATCGGGGTTGATCACAGCGAGGCCTGGAAATCTAACCGGGTTTCGCAAGAGGGCGATGTCCGTAGTAGACCTTGTGGCTAAGCACATCCAAGATGAGGATGGCACCATCTATCCTCCCTGCATGACCGACCGGACGCCAATCAGCGGAGGGGACTTGAACGGTCTCAGTTATAAAAGGTTCAAGGAAATGATGCTCGAACAGGGTGCCCTTCAAGGAATTGGAGCGGACCCAATGCGAAGGCTCATATCGAGATACGGGTCGAACGCGAAGAGGCTGCTGGATATTTACCTGGCTTCATCAACGGAGGAAAGGGATGAATATAAGCTGCTGCGGGCAGAGCTGATCTATTCGATCGAGCATGAAATGACCGCGGCCGCCGAAGATTTCCTGATGCGGCGAACCGGCTGGGTATGGTTTGAGCGGGAGACGGCCGAGCGGATGATCGCTCCCGTCTTGCAGATCATGGGCGAGCTGCTGGACTGGGACGAAGAAGAGCGGAGCAGGCAGTGGCGTTTGCTTGAAGACCAGCTTCAGATGGCTTGGGGGCTTGGAGGAGGCAGTCTGCTGGAGCGTTTGCCCTTTGACCATGACCATCATCCCGCAGAGCTGACCCATCCGGATGAAGCTGCGGAACAGTTAACGCAAACTTAG